One genomic window of Azospirillum sp. TSH100 includes the following:
- the minD gene encoding septum site-determining protein MinD — protein sequence MSKIIVMTSGKGGVGKTTSSAAFATGLALRGFKTVVIDFDVGLRNLDLVMGCERRVVFDFINVINGEAKLNQALIKDKRIENLYILPTSQTRDKDALTREGVEKVLNELSKDFDYILCDSPAGIERGALMSLYFADHAIIVTNPEVSSVRDSDRILGVLNSRSRRAEQGLEPVTQQLLLTRYDPERVEKGEMLKVDDVLEILAIPLLGVIPESQAVLRASNVGMPVILDEVSNAGLAYSDAVGRFLGEDIEHRFVTPQKKGLFSRLLRRSA from the coding sequence TTGAGCAAGATCATCGTCATGACCTCCGGCAAGGGCGGTGTCGGCAAGACGACCTCGTCCGCGGCCTTCGCAACCGGGCTGGCGCTTCGCGGCTTCAAGACGGTCGTCATCGATTTCGACGTTGGCCTGCGCAACCTGGATCTTGTGATGGGTTGCGAACGCCGGGTGGTCTTCGACTTCATCAACGTCATCAACGGCGAAGCGAAGCTGAACCAGGCGCTGATCAAGGACAAGCGGATCGAGAACCTCTACATCCTCCCGACCTCGCAGACGCGCGACAAGGACGCGCTGACCCGCGAGGGGGTGGAGAAGGTGCTGAACGAACTGTCGAAGGACTTCGACTACATCCTGTGCGACAGCCCGGCCGGCATCGAGCGTGGCGCCCTGATGTCGCTCTATTTTGCCGACCACGCGATCATCGTCACCAACCCGGAAGTCTCGTCGGTGCGCGACAGCGACCGCATCCTGGGCGTGCTGAACTCGCGCTCCCGCCGGGCCGAGCAGGGGCTTGAGCCGGTGACCCAGCAGCTGCTGCTGACCCGCTACGACCCCGAGCGCGTCGAGAAGGGCGAGATGCTGAAGGTCGACGACGTGCTGGAGATCCTGGCGATTCCGCTGCTCGGCGTCATCCCGGAAAGCCAGGCGGTGCTGCGCGCCTCCAACGTCGGCATGCCGGTGATCCTGGACGAGGTGTCGAACGCCGGTCTGGCCTATTCGGACGCGGTCGGCCGCTTCCTGGGCGAGGACATCGAGCACCGCTTCGTCACCCCCCAGAAGAAGGGCCTGTTCAGCCGGCTCCTGCGGAGGAGCGCATGA
- the minC gene encoding septum site-determining protein MinC, producing the protein MSSASQVAERDVPFQLRGNSFTMMVLKVFAPTSPDFFTQLSVKVRQAPNFFRNAPVVLDFDDLPESIVFDLAAFVAQVQALHLLPVGFQGGPQPVREAAAAVGLTPMPSGRAAKLEEVVKAPDPRQQDQQTPIPAPQVLIEVVHRPAVVVTEPVRSGMRVYAEKTDLIVTSSVSPGAELLADGNIHVYGALRGRALAGFSGDANARIFCHSLEAEVLSVAGNYRVSEDIGSDFYKKAVQVFLRDGVLSMDLLKTA; encoded by the coding sequence GTGAGCAGCGCCAGTCAGGTCGCCGAACGGGATGTGCCGTTCCAGTTGCGTGGCAACTCCTTCACCATGATGGTGCTGAAGGTTTTCGCCCCGACATCGCCGGATTTCTTCACCCAGCTGTCCGTCAAGGTGCGCCAGGCGCCCAACTTCTTCCGCAACGCGCCGGTCGTGCTGGACTTCGACGATCTGCCGGAGAGCATCGTCTTCGATCTGGCTGCCTTCGTGGCGCAGGTGCAGGCGCTGCATCTGCTGCCGGTCGGCTTCCAGGGCGGGCCGCAGCCGGTGCGCGAGGCAGCGGCGGCCGTCGGGCTGACGCCGATGCCGTCGGGCCGCGCCGCCAAGCTGGAAGAGGTGGTCAAGGCCCCCGACCCGCGTCAGCAGGATCAGCAGACCCCGATCCCGGCGCCGCAGGTGCTGATCGAGGTCGTCCACCGCCCCGCCGTGGTGGTCACCGAGCCGGTGCGCTCCGGCATGCGGGTCTATGCCGAGAAGACCGACCTGATCGTCACCAGCTCCGTCTCTCCGGGTGCGGAGCTGCTGGCCGACGGCAACATCCATGTCTATGGCGCGCTGCGCGGCCGGGCGCTGGCCGGTTTCTCCGGTGACGCCAACGCCCGCATCTTCTGCCACAGTCTGGAGGCGGAGGTGCTGTCGGTCGCAGGCAATTATCGCGTCAGCGAAGACATCGGCAGTGACTTTTATAAGAAAGCCGTGCAGGTTTTCCTGCGTGACGGCGTTCTCAGCATGGACCTGCTGAAGACCGCCTGA